From Pseudovibrio sp. Tun.PSC04-5.I4, a single genomic window includes:
- the tnpB gene encoding IS66 family insertion sequence element accessory protein TnpB (TnpB, as the term is used for proteins encoded by IS66 family insertion elements, is considered an accessory protein, since TnpC, encoded by a neighboring gene, is a DDE family transposase.), with protein sequence MIGPGTGVRVYLACGVTDMRKGIAGLAALAETELRQRPANGAVFAFRGRRGDRIKLLYWDGQGFCLYYKVLGAPRTWFRPGRLCLEF encoded by the coding sequence ATGATCGGGCCGGGAACAGGTGTGCGGGTTTATCTTGCGTGCGGTGTGACGGATATGCGCAAGGGCATTGCGGGTCTGGCCGCTTTGGCGGAGACGGAATTACGCCAGCGCCCGGCAAATGGCGCCGTGTTTGCGTTTCGCGGCCGGCGCGGCGACCGGATCAAGTTGCTTTACTGGGATGGTCAGGGGTTTTGCCTTTATTACAAGGTGCTGGGTGCGCCTCGAACCTGGTTTCGACCGGGGCGCTTATGTTTGGAATTCTAG
- the istB gene encoding IS21-like element helper ATPase IstB: MSSLSKRIQSSLVGLKMPRALEVLDHTLSQLEQGELTALEALDSLLNEEYSTREGRRIGVALTTARLTPIKTLESFDFTFQPSLDRERIMALAELEFISRNEVLHFLGPPGTGKSHLATALGVAAVKAGKRVYRIALADLIEALAKAEREGRLTEKLRFFARTSLLIVDEIGYLPITTGGANLFFQLVNARYEKGSMILTSNRGFAEWGEIFGDRVVATALLDRLLHHAVVIHIEGASYRLRGHTDLIPEHIRANASITPPPPPKRRGRPPKKEN; the protein is encoded by the coding sequence ATGAGTTCTCTTAGTAAACGTATTCAGTCTTCACTGGTGGGCTTGAAAATGCCTCGGGCATTGGAGGTACTCGACCACACGCTCAGCCAGCTGGAACAAGGCGAGCTCACAGCACTGGAGGCTTTAGATAGCCTGCTCAATGAAGAGTATTCAACGCGCGAAGGCCGCCGCATTGGTGTCGCTCTGACAACAGCCCGTCTTACACCCATCAAAACACTGGAAAGCTTTGACTTCACATTCCAGCCCTCATTGGACCGGGAGCGCATCATGGCTCTGGCGGAGCTGGAGTTTATCAGCCGCAATGAAGTGCTTCACTTTCTGGGACCTCCTGGAACCGGGAAGAGCCACCTGGCAACGGCTTTGGGAGTTGCTGCCGTTAAAGCGGGAAAGCGCGTCTATCGCATCGCCTTAGCTGACCTGATTGAAGCCTTGGCAAAAGCTGAAAGAGAAGGCCGGCTGACGGAGAAACTGCGTTTCTTTGCACGAACCTCTCTGTTGATCGTCGATGAGATTGGCTATCTGCCAATCACCACAGGAGGGGCAAACCTGTTCTTCCAACTCGTCAATGCCCGTTATGAAAAAGGCTCGATGATCCTCACGTCAAACCGTGGCTTTGCAGAATGGGGAGAGATCTTTGGCGATCGTGTTGTTGCAACCGCTCTTCTCGACAGACTGTTACATCATGCCGTTGTCATTCACATCGAAGGCGCAAGCTACCGCTTGCGCGGTCACACCGACCTTATTCCAGAGCATATAAGAGCCAACGCATCAATAACTCCTCCACCACCACCCAAACGTCGCGGAAGACCACCTAAAAAGGAGAACTAG
- a CDS encoding ABC transporter substrate-binding protein: MKKSILMGSVFAATLTFATLGMAKTLVYCSEGSPEGFTPALYTAGTTFDASSKNIFNRLIEFERGTTNVVPGLAESWEVSEDGKKYTFHLRKGVKFHTTNKFAPSRDFNADDVIFSFDRQSNKENPYHSVSGGTYEYFNSMSMPTLIKDIVKVDDYTVKFVLSRPEAPMIANLAMDFASIHSAEYADKMMDNKETFDQNPVGTGPFQLVGYQKDAAIRYKANPDYWAGKAPIDNLIFAITTDPAVAYQKLKVGECHIMAYPNPADIAAMKEDPSINLLQSEGLNIGFLAYNTQMPPFDNVKVRKALNSAINKQAILDTVFQGAGKAATNPIPPTIWSYKADLKDDTYDPAAAKAALQAEGVKDLKMKIWAMPVPRPYNPNARRMAEVIQADFAKVGVDVEIVTYEWGEYLKRSTDVERDGAVLLGWTGDNGDPDNFLAVLLGCDGVGGANRAQWCNAEFESLIQKAKVTANPAERTKLYEQAQVVFKREAPWATIAHSLVSQPISVNVKNYKIDPFGGHIFYGVDLK, translated from the coding sequence ATGAAAAAATCAATTCTTATGGGCAGTGTATTTGCTGCTACATTGACGTTTGCTACACTAGGCATGGCAAAGACCCTTGTTTACTGTTCAGAAGGTTCTCCTGAGGGCTTCACACCAGCTCTCTACACAGCAGGGACTACTTTTGATGCATCTTCCAAAAATATCTTCAACAGACTTATTGAGTTCGAGCGCGGTACCACAAACGTAGTTCCAGGGCTGGCTGAAAGCTGGGAAGTATCCGAAGATGGTAAAAAATACACGTTCCACCTTCGTAAAGGCGTAAAATTCCACACCACCAATAAATTCGCTCCATCTCGCGATTTTAATGCAGATGATGTAATATTCTCATTTGACCGTCAGAGCAATAAAGAAAACCCTTACCACAGTGTTTCTGGTGGCACTTACGAGTACTTTAACAGCATGTCTATGCCAACTCTTATCAAAGACATCGTTAAAGTTGATGACTACACAGTGAAGTTCGTACTCTCACGCCCAGAAGCTCCAATGATCGCAAATCTTGCGATGGACTTCGCATCCATTCATTCCGCTGAATATGCGGACAAAATGATGGATAACAAAGAAACATTCGACCAGAATCCTGTAGGGACTGGCCCGTTCCAGCTTGTGGGTTACCAGAAAGATGCCGCGATCCGCTACAAAGCTAACCCGGATTACTGGGCAGGTAAAGCGCCGATTGACAACCTCATCTTCGCGATCACGACTGATCCAGCCGTTGCCTATCAGAAGCTGAAAGTTGGTGAATGTCACATTATGGCATACCCAAACCCAGCTGATATTGCAGCAATGAAGGAAGATCCGTCTATCAACCTGTTGCAGAGTGAAGGTCTAAATATTGGCTTCTTGGCTTACAACACTCAGATGCCTCCGTTTGATAACGTTAAGGTCCGTAAGGCTCTAAACTCCGCTATCAACAAACAGGCAATTTTGGATACCGTGTTCCAAGGAGCTGGTAAAGCAGCAACCAACCCAATCCCACCGACCATCTGGTCTTACAAAGCCGACTTGAAGGACGACACTTACGATCCTGCTGCTGCAAAAGCGGCTCTACAAGCAGAAGGTGTGAAAGACCTGAAGATGAAGATCTGGGCAATGCCTGTGCCGCGTCCTTACAACCCAAACGCACGTCGTATGGCAGAAGTTATTCAGGCCGACTTCGCAAAGGTTGGTGTTGATGTTGAAATCGTGACGTACGAATGGGGTGAGTATCTCAAGCGCTCCACAGACGTAGAGCGTGACGGTGCTGTTCTTCTCGGTTGGACCGGTGATAATGGTGATCCAGATAATTTCCTCGCAGTTCTTCTTGGCTGTGATGGTGTTGGTGGAGCCAACCGCGCTCAGTGGTGTAATGCTGAATTCGAAAGTCTGATTCAAAAAGCGAAAGTAACTGCAAACCCTGCGGAGCGTACAAAACTTTACGAGCAGGCTCAGGTTGTTTTCAAGCGGGAAGCTCCATGGGCAACCATTGCACACTCATTGGTGTCTCAGCCAATCTCTGTAAACGTCAAGAACTACAAGATCGATCCATTCGGTGGTCACATCTTCTACGGTGTTGACCTGAAATAA
- the tnpB gene encoding IS66 family insertion sequence element accessory protein TnpB (TnpB, as the term is used for proteins encoded by IS66 family insertion elements, is considered an accessory protein, since TnpC, encoded by a neighboring gene, is a DDE family transposase.), with protein sequence MIGPGTGVRVYLACGVTDMRKGIAGLAALAETELRQRPANGAVFAFRGRRGDRIKLLYWDGQGFCLYYKVLGAPRTWFRPGRLCLEF encoded by the coding sequence ATGATCGGGCCGGGAACAGGTGTGCGGGTTTATCTTGCGTGCGGTGTGACGGATATGCGCAAGGGCATTGCGGGTCTGGCCGCTTTGGCGGAGACGGAATTACGCCAGCGCCCTGCAAATGGCGCCGTGTTTGCGTTTCGCGGTCGGCGCGGCGATCGGATCAAGTTGCTTTACTGGGATGGTCAGGGATTTTGCCTTTACTACAAGGTGCTGGGTGCGCCTCGAACCTGGTTTCGACCGGGGCGCTTATGTTTGGAATTCTAG
- a CDS encoding transposase, protein MLDESRPRRSWTRVEKAAITAQVGVDGATLFDVAQSHGVGRYLLKRWMAQYCDSNTSENTKAPIFVPVVVTDPEPSGPTVIEVGLGNGRSLRVSSDLSDAQVRRFIGLVEAT, encoded by the coding sequence TTGTTGGATGAATCGAGGCCACGGCGGTCGTGGACACGGGTAGAAAAGGCGGCAATCACTGCGCAAGTTGGGGTTGATGGAGCAACGCTGTTTGATGTTGCGCAGAGCCATGGTGTCGGCCGGTACTTGCTGAAGCGATGGATGGCTCAGTACTGCGACAGCAACACAAGTGAAAACACGAAGGCTCCCATTTTTGTGCCTGTTGTTGTTACTGATCCTGAGCCTTCAGGACCCACCGTTATTGAGGTTGGGCTCGGGAACGGTCGCAGCCTGAGGGTTTCCAGTGACTTAAGTGATGCGCAGGTTCGCCGGTTTATTGGGCTGGTGGAAGCGACATGA
- a CDS encoding IS3 family transposase (programmed frameshift) — translation MLPPGNIAIRQLSREEGICEATLHKWRAEARGKGQLLPCADTSPEGWSSRDKFAAVLETAALNEADLGEYCRKRGLYPAQIAAWRVACEQANDWDRASTARLGQATKEEKKKVKDLERELARKEKALAEAAALLILRKKVFSDLGGRRGRMISTPDRTTAVALINEAVTAGARRLMAFAELEISERTFRRWTKDGQIQPDQRPIVPRLEPANKLSEYERAAVLEVCNSEEFASLPPSQIVPKLADQGRYLASESSFYRILRTDGQQHHRGRAKPPVRRKPPTSYQARGPCQVWTWDITWMPGPIAGMFFYLYLIVDIFSRKIVGWEVHERESAERAAELIEKAVLAQGCVLKPLVLHADNGSPMKGATMKTTMERLGITASYSRPRVSNDNPFSEALFRTCKYRPDWPSRGFATKADAQAWVKSFVIWYNSEHLHSAIRFVTPDARHAGQDRATLDKRARIYANARAQKPERWSGKTRNWLPEGPVWLNPEREISGTEIRDAA, via the exons ATGCTGCCACCGGGCAACATAGCCATTCGGCAGTTGTCGCGCGAGGAAGGGATTTGCGAGGCGACGCTCCATAAATGGCGGGCTGAGGCGCGCGGCAAAGGCCAGCTTTTGCCCTGCGCTGACACGAGCCCTGAGGGATGGTCCTCGCGTGATAAGTTTGCCGCTGTGTTGGAAACGGCGGCGTTGAATGAGGCTGATTTGGGCGAATACTGCCGCAAGCGCGGGCTCTATCCGGCGCAGATCGCTGCATGGCGGGTCGCTTGTGAGCAGGCAAATGACTGGGACCGCGCCAGCACTGCGCGTCTTGGTCAAGCGACGAAAGAAGAGAAAAAGAAGGTTAAGGATCTGGAACGGGAACTGGCCCGAAAGGAGAAAGCTCTGGCTGAGGCTGCTGCGTTGCTTATTCTCAGAAAAAAGGTCT TCAGCGATCTGGGGGGGCGCAGAGGACGCATGATCAGCACCCCAGATCGCACAACCGCAGTCGCTCTGATCAACGAGGCTGTCACCGCTGGCGCACGACGCCTCATGGCCTTCGCAGAGCTGGAGATCAGTGAGCGGACATTCAGGAGATGGACGAAAGACGGCCAAATTCAGCCCGATCAGCGGCCTATTGTGCCGCGCCTGGAGCCAGCTAATAAGCTCAGCGAGTATGAGCGTGCCGCAGTGCTGGAGGTCTGTAATTCAGAGGAATTCGCCAGCTTGCCACCCAGCCAGATTGTACCAAAACTGGCCGATCAAGGCCGATATCTGGCGTCTGAATCCAGCTTTTACCGCATCCTGCGCACAGATGGTCAGCAGCATCACCGTGGCCGTGCCAAGCCTCCTGTACGGCGCAAACCACCCACCAGTTATCAGGCCAGAGGGCCCTGCCAGGTGTGGACATGGGACATAACCTGGATGCCCGGACCGATTGCGGGCATGTTCTTCTACCTTTACCTGATCGTGGACATTTTCAGCCGGAAAATCGTCGGCTGGGAAGTGCATGAGCGAGAGAGCGCAGAACGAGCTGCTGAGCTCATCGAAAAGGCGGTGCTGGCCCAGGGCTGTGTTCTGAAACCTCTGGTCCTCCACGCAGATAACGGCAGCCCAATGAAGGGGGCTACCATGAAAACAACGATGGAAAGGCTGGGCATTACAGCGTCCTACAGCCGACCACGTGTCAGCAACGACAATCCCTTTTCAGAAGCGTTATTCCGAACCTGCAAATACCGCCCTGACTGGCCCTCCAGGGGATTTGCCACAAAGGCCGATGCGCAGGCGTGGGTAAAATCCTTCGTCATCTGGTATAACAGCGAGCACTTGCACAGCGCGATCCGCTTCGTTACGCCAGACGCGCGCCATGCAGGGCAGGACCGAGCAACGCTCGACAAACGTGCCAGGATTTATGCAAATGCACGTGCGCAAAAGCCAGAACGCTGGTCAGGAAAAACACGCAACTGGCTACCTGAAGGACCCGTCTGGCTAAACCCGGAACGCGAAATCAGCGGCACCGAAATCAGAGACGCTGCATGA
- the istA gene encoding IS21 family transposase encodes MIHNLKQQGLSISAIARKASLDRKTVAKYLHQGLEAPVYGPRQRDGRMLEDYKDYLLERLERFPGLSARRLHRELKALGFEGGYSTVTEYLRELRPASARPFERRFETAPGQQAQVDFAEFQVEFTSEPGMTRKVFLFSIVLGNSRFVWGRYCSNQKLETVLRCHIAAFEAFGGATLEVLYDRMKTAVLGEDPDGTVRFNPSLVALLDHYDAQPDACQPYRAKTKGKVERPFRYIRQDFFLARTFRDLDDLNAQFTRWCEDFANARVHATTNRVVNEAFCEEQPALIPLPAHPYDAVLLVERRVTHEGMVSVAGNLYSVPDTVKKRRVEVQHHPQEVRIYEEGQLIATHPVLEGKNQRQVDPRHRKALPRTTQRRRGGKEPAKHSGVSQRPLEFYEAVGQRLAWAGGKP; translated from the coding sequence ATGATCCATAATTTGAAGCAGCAAGGCTTGTCTATAAGTGCCATAGCGCGCAAAGCGAGCCTGGATAGAAAGACAGTCGCTAAATATCTGCACCAAGGCCTTGAAGCCCCTGTTTACGGACCTCGTCAGCGTGATGGGCGTATGCTGGAGGACTACAAAGACTACTTGCTTGAACGCCTGGAGCGGTTCCCAGGCCTGTCTGCCCGGCGCTTACACCGTGAGTTAAAGGCACTGGGATTTGAAGGCGGTTACTCCACTGTAACGGAGTATCTTCGCGAGCTTCGCCCAGCTTCGGCACGCCCGTTCGAACGACGCTTTGAGACAGCACCCGGCCAGCAGGCACAGGTGGATTTTGCTGAATTTCAGGTAGAGTTCACCAGTGAACCGGGCATGACGCGCAAAGTCTTTTTGTTTTCTATTGTCCTTGGCAATTCTCGGTTTGTGTGGGGACGCTATTGTTCCAATCAAAAACTGGAAACAGTCCTGCGCTGTCATATTGCAGCCTTTGAAGCCTTCGGCGGTGCCACACTGGAGGTGCTGTATGATCGCATGAAGACAGCCGTACTGGGAGAGGATCCAGATGGCACTGTTCGCTTTAATCCATCTCTTGTCGCTCTTTTGGACCATTATGACGCTCAGCCGGATGCTTGCCAGCCATACCGGGCCAAGACCAAAGGCAAGGTAGAACGTCCATTTCGCTACATCCGGCAGGATTTCTTTCTCGCTCGCACATTCCGCGATCTGGATGATCTCAATGCCCAGTTCACAAGGTGGTGCGAGGACTTTGCCAATGCCCGTGTTCATGCCACCACCAATCGTGTCGTGAACGAGGCTTTCTGTGAGGAACAGCCTGCTCTGATCCCTTTGCCAGCACACCCTTATGATGCTGTTTTGCTGGTGGAACGACGGGTGACACATGAAGGCATGGTCTCAGTTGCAGGGAACCTTTATTCAGTGCCGGACACCGTCAAGAAGCGCAGGGTTGAAGTCCAGCATCATCCGCAAGAAGTTCGCATCTATGAAGAGGGTCAACTGATTGCCACCCACCCGGTATTGGAAGGCAAGAACCAGCGTCAGGTTGACCCACGTCATCGTAAAGCCCTTCCACGGACAACACAGCGCCGCCGTGGCGGGAAAGAGCCAGCCAAACACAGCGGTGTAAGTCAACGCCCACTGGAGTTCTATGAAGCCGTAGGCCAGCGACTTGCCTGGGCGGGAGGCAAGCCATGA
- the ltrA gene encoding group II intron reverse transcriptase/maturase, with protein MIISDMQHKLAKWAQDERTRRFDRLLRLIADRTWLTEAARVALASSGAKTPGVDGVDRDRFRQNEEELLATLGRSLLDGTYAPAPTRRVYIPKGNGKLRPLGIPTLTDRIVQRAMLMAMEPIWESDFSPYSYGFRPQRSVHHAIRAVLMQTTDGRNTKGRWVIEGDLASYFDTVHHRKLLSCVRKRIRDKRFIALLWRLLKAGHIDKGLFCAASKGVPQGGVLSPLLSNIMLNEFDRWMDEKFLGKAARNKRRGWNESVRKASPVAVRENRCRRPAVSYCRYADDFVVIVKGTKAQALAVREECRAFLEGDLALTLNMEKTHVTHVNDGFVFLGHRIIRKRGPRGVMRPVTTIPREKTRGFKYRMVKALCGDHNMAHSDMIKRLNRQLMGWANFYQFTDYTSKVFQHVDTVVFWKMAHWLGRKYRSRISRLMRKWFARPDGLKAKTWMVHSMTKEGVRVSSILYRLTNHQRGQFRWKTPRSNPYLREKNEAPFYETHYRGLVLAF; from the coding sequence TTGATAATCAGCGACATGCAACACAAGCTTGCGAAATGGGCGCAGGACGAGCGAACCAGAAGATTTGATCGCCTCTTACGCTTAATTGCTGATCGGACTTGGCTGACTGAGGCTGCCCGGGTTGCCTTGGCGTCGAGCGGCGCAAAGACCCCGGGCGTAGATGGCGTGGACCGAGATCGTTTCCGACAAAATGAGGAGGAACTCCTTGCGACGTTGGGGCGATCTCTGCTGGATGGGACCTATGCGCCCGCTCCAACACGACGCGTCTACATCCCGAAAGGGAACGGAAAGCTGAGACCGTTGGGAATACCGACACTGACGGATCGCATAGTACAGCGCGCCATGTTGATGGCGATGGAGCCGATTTGGGAAAGCGACTTCAGTCCTTACTCATATGGTTTCAGGCCACAGCGTAGCGTGCACCACGCGATCCGGGCCGTTTTGATGCAGACAACGGATGGCAGGAACACAAAGGGTCGCTGGGTGATCGAAGGTGACCTGGCAAGCTACTTTGATACTGTCCATCACCGCAAGCTGCTCTCGTGTGTGCGCAAGCGCATCCGGGACAAACGGTTTATCGCACTGCTCTGGAGGCTTTTGAAGGCAGGTCACATCGATAAAGGCCTCTTCTGCGCCGCCAGCAAGGGCGTTCCTCAAGGCGGGGTTCTTTCTCCGCTTCTGTCCAACATTATGCTCAATGAGTTTGATCGTTGGATGGATGAGAAATTCCTTGGAAAAGCAGCGCGCAACAAACGTCGTGGTTGGAATGAGAGCGTCAGAAAAGCCAGCCCTGTGGCGGTTCGTGAGAACCGCTGTCGCAGACCGGCAGTGTCCTATTGCCGTTATGCCGATGACTTTGTTGTCATCGTCAAAGGCACGAAGGCACAGGCGCTCGCGGTACGCGAGGAATGTCGAGCATTCCTGGAAGGCGATCTGGCATTGACGTTAAACATGGAGAAAACCCATGTCACTCATGTTAATGATGGGTTTGTCTTTCTCGGTCACCGGATCATTCGCAAACGCGGTCCCCGTGGCGTGATGCGACCAGTAACAACCATTCCCCGGGAGAAAACCAGGGGGTTCAAATACCGCATGGTTAAGGCTCTTTGCGGCGACCACAACATGGCCCATAGCGACATGATTAAGCGGCTAAACCGTCAACTCATGGGTTGGGCAAACTTCTATCAGTTCACCGATTACACATCCAAGGTCTTCCAGCACGTCGATACCGTCGTGTTCTGGAAAATGGCACATTGGCTGGGGCGCAAGTATCGCTCGCGCATCTCTCGTCTGATGCGAAAGTGGTTCGCGCGGCCGGATGGCTTAAAAGCCAAGACATGGATGGTGCACTCGATGACGAAAGAAGGAGTACGCGTTTCAAGCATCTTGTACCGGCTAACCAATCATCAGCGCGGGCAATTCCGCTGGAAGACACCACGTTCAAATCCTTATCTTCGGGAAAAGAACGAGGCTCCTTTCTACGAAACGCACTATCGTGGTCTCGTGCTGGCTTTCTAG
- a CDS encoding IS3 family transposase (programmed frameshift), translating into MVMPSQRPLSADTGPDDIVPTPPPARMVTAPVQPTAELTAIPKRRSFTAKYKLRILDETDQAADTGGVTAILRREGLYSSALTDWRRARAAGSLGALQPRHRGPQKAPANPLEAELAKANREVSALRRRLDQAEAILAIQKKVGDIVGRDGADARAQRQVMMAVAIALPSGSGLTSAVCSALSLSRASVLRHRATLAAPPRAVKPRPPSARALPENERARVLDHLRGPRFADQTPTEVFATLLDEGTYLCSIRTMYRILAAQGEVTERRRQRTHPVYQKPELLAEAPNQVWSWDITKLMGPVKWSYFYLYVILDIFSRRVVGWRIEQAESASQFKELFMDAMEKHAVQRDQLTLHADRGGPMKAKTTALMLVDLGVLKSHSRPHTSNDNPFSEAHLKTLKYQPEFPKKFETIEQARHFCRRFFAWYNEQHHHAGIGLMTPDQVHFGQAEAVYAARQVTLEAAFISTPERFVQKPPKPPQIPTAVWINPPKTTKENQV; encoded by the exons ATGGTTATGCCTTCACAGAGACCGCTTTCAGCCGATACTGGGCCTGATGATATTGTGCCCACGCCACCGCCAGCCCGCATGGTGACAGCGCCAGTGCAGCCTACAGCCGAGCTGACTGCGATCCCTAAGCGGAGAAGTTTCACAGCCAAATACAAACTACGCATTCTGGATGAGACGGACCAAGCAGCAGACACAGGTGGTGTTACAGCCATACTACGGCGCGAAGGGCTTTATTCTTCTGCGCTAACGGATTGGCGTCGGGCACGCGCTGCAGGCTCATTGGGAGCATTGCAGCCGCGTCACCGTGGCCCACAAAAAGCACCCGCCAACCCATTAGAGGCCGAACTGGCCAAGGCTAACCGTGAAGTTTCAGCGCTACGGCGGCGTCTGGACCAGGCGGAAGCCATCCTTGCAATCCAAAAAAAAGTGG GCGACATTGTTGGACGAGATGGAGCAGACGCCAGAGCGCAGCGGCAAGTCATGATGGCCGTCGCGATTGCTCTGCCCTCAGGCAGCGGCCTGACCTCAGCCGTTTGCTCCGCGCTCTCGTTGTCGCGGGCAAGCGTTCTTCGCCATCGCGCTACATTGGCTGCTCCGCCACGCGCGGTAAAGCCACGCCCCCCTTCAGCGCGTGCCTTGCCGGAAAATGAACGGGCTCGGGTACTGGATCATCTGCGTGGGCCCAGGTTTGCCGACCAGACCCCCACCGAGGTATTCGCCACTTTACTGGATGAAGGCACCTACCTGTGTTCGATCCGCACGATGTATCGGATATTGGCCGCTCAGGGCGAGGTCACTGAGCGTCGCCGTCAACGCACGCACCCTGTCTATCAAAAGCCGGAACTTCTAGCCGAAGCTCCCAATCAGGTCTGGTCTTGGGATATTACCAAGCTGATGGGCCCGGTGAAATGGTCTTACTTCTATCTCTATGTCATCTTGGACATCTTCAGCCGCCGTGTTGTTGGCTGGCGCATTGAGCAGGCCGAAAGCGCCAGCCAGTTCAAGGAACTGTTCATGGATGCAATGGAAAAGCATGCTGTGCAACGCGATCAACTGACATTACATGCCGATCGTGGCGGGCCAATGAAGGCAAAGACAACTGCCCTGATGCTGGTGGATCTTGGTGTGCTTAAATCCCACAGCCGACCCCATACCTCAAACGACAACCCGTTCTCAGAGGCCCACCTCAAGACGCTGAAATATCAGCCCGAATTCCCCAAGAAGTTTGAAACCATCGAGCAAGCCCGCCACTTTTGCCGCAGATTCTTTGCATGGTACAACGAGCAACACCATCATGCAGGCATCGGACTCATGACCCCTGATCAGGTTCACTTTGGACAGGCCGAGGCAGTCTATGCCGCACGCCAAGTAACTCTCGAGGCTGCATTCATCAGTACACCCGAGCGCTTCGTACAAAAACCGCCAAAACCACCTCAAATCCCGACGGCCGTCTGGATCAATCCACCAAAGACAACGAAAGAAAATCAAGTTTAA
- the tnpB gene encoding IS66 family insertion sequence element accessory protein TnpB produces the protein MWLTFLTLQKGRFPWPSPVDGSARLTSAQLAMLWEGMDWRRPSWGAPPARMG, from the coding sequence CTGTGGCTGACGTTTCTTACCCTACAAAAGGGCCGGTTCCCGTGGCCTTCACCAGTCGATGGCTCAGCCCGACTTACCTCAGCACAGCTGGCCATGCTGTGGGAAGGGATGGACTGGAGACGCCCCAGTTGGGGAGCTCCGCCCGCTCGAATGGGGTGA